A region from the Pseudonocardia petroleophila genome encodes:
- a CDS encoding ABC transporter ATP-binding protein produces the protein MSDMDTDPLLDVRDVAVHFPIKRGLVLDRTVGHVYAVDGVSLTVARGETYGLVGESGCGKSTLGRAILRLVDPTAGSIVFDGTDVASLKGEELRRMRRRFQMVFQDPLSSLDPRQSVESLLLEGLKAHGLSKGPEADDARLRELVQQVGLPVSALRRYPHEFSGGQRQRIGIARALCVEPDLIVADEPVSALDVSVQAQVLNLLGRLQRELGLTYLVIAHDLAVVRHVSDRIGVMYLGGIVEEAPSQDLYDDPQHPYTRALLSAVPVPDPELEDRRERILLTGDLPSPAAPPPGCRFHTRCPWRQPTRCDDERPQLRVVDGATEGHRVACHFAEDIRSGVLQPHRVEAVATDDVLGAAAAPELPGSVTEILGR, from the coding sequence ATGAGCGACATGGACACCGACCCGCTCCTCGACGTCCGCGACGTCGCCGTGCACTTCCCGATCAAGCGCGGGCTGGTGCTCGACCGCACCGTCGGCCACGTCTACGCCGTCGACGGCGTCTCGCTGACCGTGGCGCGGGGCGAGACCTACGGGCTGGTCGGCGAGTCGGGCTGCGGGAAGTCGACGCTGGGCCGCGCGATCCTGCGGCTGGTCGACCCGACGGCCGGCTCGATCGTCTTCGACGGCACCGACGTGGCCTCGCTCAAGGGCGAGGAGTTGCGCCGGATGCGCCGGCGCTTCCAGATGGTGTTCCAGGACCCGCTGTCCAGCCTCGATCCGCGCCAGTCGGTGGAGTCGCTGCTGCTGGAGGGGCTCAAGGCGCACGGGCTGTCGAAGGGCCCCGAGGCCGACGACGCGCGGCTGCGCGAGCTGGTGCAGCAGGTCGGGCTGCCGGTCTCGGCGCTGCGCCGCTACCCCCACGAGTTCTCCGGCGGGCAGCGCCAGCGCATCGGGATCGCCCGCGCGCTGTGCGTCGAGCCCGACCTGATCGTCGCCGACGAGCCGGTCTCCGCCCTCGACGTGTCCGTGCAGGCCCAGGTGCTCAACCTGCTCGGGCGGCTGCAGCGGGAGCTGGGCCTGACCTACCTGGTCATCGCGCACGACCTCGCCGTCGTCCGGCACGTCAGCGACCGGATCGGCGTCATGTACCTGGGCGGGATCGTCGAGGAGGCGCCGAGCCAGGACCTCTACGACGACCCGCAGCACCCGTACACGCGCGCGCTGCTCTCGGCGGTGCCGGTGCCCGACCCGGAGCTGGAGGACCGCCGCGAGCGGATCCTGCTCACCGGCGACCTGCCCTCGCCGGCCGCGCCGCCGCCGGGCTGCCGCTTCCACACGCGCTGCCCGTGGCGCCAGCCGACGCGCTGCGACGACGAGCGCCCGCAGCTGCGCGTCGTCGACGGGGCGACCGAGGGGCACCGGGTGGCCTGTCACTTCGCAGAGGACATCCGCAGCGGGGTGCTCCAGCCGCACCGCGTCGAGGCCGTCGCCACCGATGACGTGCTCGGGGCCGCCGCCGCGCCCGAGCTGCCCGGCTCGGTCACGGAGATCCTCGGCCGCTAG
- a CDS encoding ABC transporter ATP-binding protein — protein sequence MTASLQKSPGGPSTAEPLLSVRDLTVAFTRRGEPDTVAVDGVSFDVAPGQIVGLVGESGCGKSVTSMAITRLLPARGVRVTGSATMDGVDLLTLPESAMREKRGRDLSMVFQDPLSSLNPVVPIGVQVTEVLTRHRGLKKEAARTEAAEWLDRVGIPDPRRRLDSYPHQLSGGMRQRALIAIALACRPKLLIADEPTTALDVTIQAQILELLKEMVRDTGAALVMITHDLGVVAGLCETVNVLYGGRIVERAQRHRLFGTPRHPYTNGLLGSIPRLDSPAGEDLLAIPGSVADNLPWTSACAFAPRCPRAIDVCRTTTPEAETSGGRLLRCHNPVPATAE from the coding sequence ATGACCGCATCGCTGCAGAAGTCGCCCGGTGGCCCGTCCACCGCGGAGCCGCTGCTGTCGGTCCGCGACCTGACCGTGGCCTTCACCCGCCGCGGCGAACCGGACACGGTCGCCGTCGACGGGGTGAGCTTCGACGTGGCGCCGGGGCAGATCGTCGGGCTGGTGGGGGAGTCGGGCTGCGGCAAGTCCGTGACCTCGATGGCGATCACCCGGCTGCTCCCGGCGCGCGGTGTGCGCGTCACCGGCAGCGCGACGATGGACGGCGTCGACCTCCTCACGCTGCCCGAGAGCGCGATGCGGGAGAAGCGCGGCCGGGACCTGTCGATGGTGTTCCAGGACCCGCTGTCGTCGCTGAACCCCGTGGTGCCGATCGGCGTGCAGGTCACCGAGGTGCTCACGCGCCACCGCGGCCTGAAGAAGGAGGCCGCGCGCACCGAGGCGGCCGAGTGGCTCGACCGCGTCGGCATCCCCGACCCGCGCCGGCGCCTCGACTCCTACCCGCACCAGCTCTCCGGCGGCATGCGCCAGCGCGCGCTGATCGCCATCGCGCTGGCCTGCCGGCCCAAGCTCCTCATCGCCGACGAGCCGACGACCGCACTCGACGTCACCATCCAGGCCCAGATCCTGGAGCTGCTCAAGGAGATGGTGCGCGACACCGGCGCGGCGCTGGTGATGATCACGCACGACCTCGGGGTCGTCGCCGGGCTGTGCGAGACGGTCAACGTGCTCTACGGGGGCCGGATCGTCGAGCGCGCGCAGCGGCACCGGCTGTTCGGCACGCCGCGCCACCCGTACACCAACGGCCTGCTCGGCTCGATCCCGCGGCTGGACTCGCCCGCGGGGGAGGACCTGCTGGCCATCCCCGGCTCGGTCGCCGACAACCTGCCGTGGACCAGCGCGTGCGCGTTCGCGCCGCGCTGCCCCCGCGCGATCGACGTCTGCCGCACCACGACGCCCGAGGCGGAGACCAGCGGCGGGCGGTTGCTGCGCTGCCACAACCCCGTCCCGGCGACCGCGGAATGA
- a CDS encoding ABC transporter permease, translating into MTTLLQRKRKRVDDLAGGRSLTAEAFRRLRRDPVAITGAVIVGVFVVIAVLSPFIAPNSATESFPQLQADLRPGFIPGPQEGFPLGSDQLGRDFFSRLILASQQTLLVGVFATLIGLVVGVVIGTLAGAFGGWVDTLLMRVTDVLLAIPSLLLAISVAALFASPSQTSVIIAVSIVGVPIFARLLRGSMLAQRESDHVVAATALGVKRPAVVLRHMLPNAIGPVVVQATLTLATSILDAAALSFLGLGDADPGRAEWGLMLAQAQVLLEVRPALALYPAAAIIVIALGFTLLGESLREALDPKGSR; encoded by the coding sequence ATGACCACGCTGCTCCAGCGCAAGCGCAAGCGGGTCGACGACCTCGCGGGCGGCCGCAGCCTCACCGCGGAGGCGTTCCGCCGGCTGCGCCGCGATCCCGTCGCCATCACCGGGGCGGTGATCGTCGGCGTGTTCGTCGTGATCGCGGTGCTGTCGCCGTTCATCGCGCCGAACAGCGCCACCGAGTCGTTCCCGCAGCTGCAGGCCGACCTGCGGCCCGGCTTCATCCCCGGCCCGCAGGAGGGGTTCCCGCTCGGCAGCGACCAGCTCGGCCGCGACTTCTTCTCCCGGCTGATCCTGGCCTCGCAGCAGACGCTGCTGGTCGGCGTGTTCGCCACGCTGATCGGGCTCGTCGTCGGCGTCGTGATCGGCACGCTGGCCGGTGCGTTCGGCGGCTGGGTCGACACGCTGCTCATGCGCGTCACCGACGTGCTGCTCGCCATCCCGAGCCTGCTGCTGGCGATCTCGGTGGCGGCGCTGTTCGCGAGCCCGTCGCAGACCTCGGTGATCATCGCGGTGTCGATCGTCGGGGTGCCGATCTTCGCGCGGCTGCTGCGCGGCTCGATGCTCGCGCAGCGGGAGAGCGACCACGTCGTGGCGGCCACCGCGCTCGGCGTCAAGCGCCCGGCGGTGGTGCTGCGGCACATGCTGCCCAACGCGATCGGGCCCGTCGTCGTGCAGGCGACGCTGACGCTCGCCACCTCCATCCTCGACGCCGCCGCGCTGTCGTTCCTCGGACTCGGCGACGCCGACCCGGGCCGGGCCGAGTGGGGCCTGATGCTCGCCCAGGCGCAGGTGCTGCTCGAGGTGCGGCCCGCGCTCGCCCTCTACCCGGCCGCCGCGATCATTGTCATCGCGCTGGGCTTCACGCTGCTGGGCGAGTCGCTGCGCGAGGCGCTGGACCCGAAGGGGAGCCGATGA
- a CDS encoding ABC transporter permease yields MLRFIVRRLLQVIPTLLLLSVLVFAWLRSLPGGPATAFLGDRATPESVANLERVLGLDQPIPVQYAQFLGRVVTGDFGTSTITGEPVLTEIGRALPATIELSVAALLIAVLLGIPLGYLAARKRGGPLDVSTVIGTLVGVAVPVFFLGYILKAVFAVELGLFPPSGRQSVAVDATDVTGFAVLDGVLTREFDAALDALSHLVLPAVALATIPLAVIVRITRASVLEVLGADFVRTANSKGLAPGTVRGRHVLRNALLPVSTTIGLQVGLLLAGAVLTERVFVWGGIGTLLADAITLRDYPRLQAILLLGALVYVLVNLLVDLSYAIIDPRVRLS; encoded by the coding sequence GTGCTGCGCTTCATCGTGCGGCGGTTGCTGCAGGTGATCCCGACCCTGCTGCTGCTGTCGGTGCTCGTGTTCGCCTGGCTGCGCAGCCTGCCCGGAGGGCCGGCGACGGCGTTCCTGGGCGACCGCGCCACGCCGGAGTCCGTCGCCAACCTGGAACGGGTGCTCGGGCTCGACCAGCCCATCCCGGTGCAGTACGCCCAGTTCCTGGGCCGGGTGGTCACGGGCGACTTCGGCACGTCGACCATCACCGGAGAGCCGGTGCTCACCGAGATCGGGCGGGCGCTGCCGGCCACGATCGAGCTGTCGGTCGCGGCGCTGCTCATCGCGGTGCTGCTGGGCATCCCGCTCGGCTACCTGGCCGCCCGCAAGCGCGGCGGCCCGCTCGACGTCTCCACGGTGATCGGCACGCTGGTCGGCGTCGCGGTCCCGGTGTTCTTCCTGGGCTACATCCTCAAGGCGGTGTTCGCCGTCGAGCTCGGGCTGTTCCCGCCGTCCGGGCGCCAGTCCGTGGCGGTGGACGCCACCGACGTCACCGGGTTCGCGGTGCTCGACGGCGTGCTCACCCGCGAGTTCGACGCGGCGCTCGACGCGCTCTCGCACCTCGTGCTCCCGGCCGTCGCGCTGGCGACGATCCCGCTCGCGGTGATCGTCCGCATCACGCGGGCGTCGGTGCTGGAGGTGCTGGGGGCGGACTTCGTGCGCACGGCCAACTCGAAGGGGCTCGCGCCGGGCACCGTCCGCGGGCGCCACGTGCTGCGCAACGCCCTCCTCCCGGTGTCGACGACGATCGGCCTGCAGGTCGGCCTGCTGCTCGCCGGCGCCGTGCTCACCGAGCGGGTGTTCGTCTGGGGCGGCATCGGCACGCTGCTCGCCGACGCCATCACGCTGCGGGACTACCCGCGGCTGCAGGCGATCCTGCTCCTGGGGGCCCTGGTGTACGTGCTGGTGAACCTGCTCGTCGACCTCTCGTACGCGATCATCGACCCGCGGGTGAGGCTCTCCTGA
- a CDS encoding ABC transporter substrate-binding protein, which translates to MRSARRLTAALSAGLLAVTLAACATSERDDGAAGGSGEAGGTMVFGAPGAPDMFDPIFATDGETFRPARQMYDTLITYAQGTSDLAPGLATEWTPNADGTQWTFTLREGVTFHDGTPFDAAAVCFNFDRWFNLSSEAAQSQAIYYSDTFEGYANNLAGGGDPVYNSCAAPAPNQAVITLNRNKGAFPAAFGLTSLSISSPTALQQYSADTIEQSGEAFTYSDYANEHPTGTGPFKFESFDRAAGTITLVRNDDYWGEPAQLERLIFRVIPDENARRQELQAGTIDGYDLPSPADWAALEADGNQVLVRPPFNILYLGINQKNNPALQDVRVRQAIGYALDRESFVRNQLPEGAVVATQFMPDTVAGYADDLQPIPYDPERARQLLAEAGQSNLTLNFYYPTEVTRPYMPNPTNIFTALSENLRQVGITVNAVAQPWNGGYLDSVNVNGVQDLHLLGWTGDYNDAGNFIGTFFGREKPEFGFTNEALFSALATADGTVDVAAKDAAYEQANRDIMAYLPAIPISSSPPAVVVSEAITGLVPSPLTDERFLTVSKN; encoded by the coding sequence ATGAGATCTGCCCGTCGACTGACCGCTGCCCTGTCAGCAGGCCTGCTCGCCGTGACCCTTGCCGCCTGCGCCACGTCCGAGCGGGACGACGGTGCCGCGGGTGGCTCCGGCGAGGCCGGCGGCACGATGGTGTTCGGTGCGCCCGGCGCGCCCGACATGTTCGACCCGATCTTCGCCACGGACGGCGAGACCTTCCGCCCCGCGCGGCAGATGTACGACACGCTGATCACCTACGCGCAGGGCACCTCCGACCTCGCGCCGGGCCTGGCCACCGAGTGGACGCCGAACGCCGACGGCACCCAGTGGACGTTCACGCTCCGCGAGGGCGTCACGTTCCACGACGGCACCCCGTTCGACGCCGCCGCGGTCTGCTTCAACTTCGACCGCTGGTTCAACCTCTCCAGCGAGGCCGCCCAGAGCCAGGCGATCTACTACTCGGACACGTTCGAGGGCTACGCCAACAACCTCGCGGGCGGCGGTGACCCCGTCTACAACTCGTGCGCGGCCCCGGCCCCGAACCAGGCGGTCATCACGCTGAACCGCAACAAGGGCGCGTTCCCGGCGGCGTTCGGCCTGACCTCGCTGTCGATCTCCAGCCCGACCGCGCTGCAGCAGTACAGCGCCGACACGATCGAGCAGAGCGGCGAGGCGTTCACCTACAGCGACTACGCCAACGAGCACCCGACGGGCACCGGCCCGTTCAAGTTCGAGAGCTTCGACCGCGCCGCCGGCACCATCACCCTCGTCCGCAACGACGACTACTGGGGCGAGCCCGCGCAGCTGGAGCGGCTGATCTTCCGCGTCATCCCCGACGAGAACGCCCGCCGCCAGGAGCTCCAGGCCGGCACGATCGACGGCTACGACCTCCCGAGCCCGGCCGACTGGGCCGCGCTGGAGGCCGACGGCAACCAGGTGCTGGTGCGCCCGCCGTTCAACATCCTCTACCTGGGCATCAACCAGAAGAACAACCCGGCGCTGCAGGACGTCCGCGTCCGCCAGGCCATCGGCTACGCGCTCGACCGCGAGTCGTTCGTGCGCAACCAGCTGCCCGAGGGTGCGGTCGTCGCCACGCAGTTCATGCCGGACACGGTCGCGGGCTACGCCGACGACCTGCAGCCGATCCCGTACGACCCGGAGCGGGCGCGCCAGCTCCTCGCCGAGGCGGGCCAGTCGAACCTGACGCTGAACTTCTACTACCCGACCGAGGTCACCCGGCCCTACATGCCGAACCCGACCAACATCTTCACGGCGCTGTCGGAGAACCTCCGCCAGGTCGGCATCACCGTGAACGCGGTGGCGCAGCCGTGGAACGGCGGGTACCTCGACTCGGTCAACGTCAACGGGGTGCAGGACCTGCACCTGCTCGGCTGGACCGGTGACTACAACGACGCGGGCAACTTCATCGGCACGTTCTTCGGCCGGGAGAAGCCGGAGTTCGGGTTCACCAACGAGGCGCTGTTCAGCGCGCTCGCCACGGCCGACGGCACCGTCGACGTGGCGGCGAAGGACGCCGCGTACGAGCAGGCCAACCGCGACATCATGGCCTACCTGCCGGCGATCCCGATCTCCAGCTCGCCGCCCGCGGTGGTGGTCTCCGAGGCCATCACCGGCCTCGTGCCCTCTCCGCTGACCGACGAGCGCTTCCTGACGGTCAGCAAGAACTGA
- a CDS encoding DUF397 domain-containing protein produces MDDGKPIYRSSSFCAVGACLEVGRSNAGEVLIRDSKRPNLTLTLTATEWESFVEGVKAGEFDTL; encoded by the coding sequence ATGGACGACGGGAAGCCGATCTACCGGTCCAGTAGTTTCTGCGCCGTGGGGGCATGCCTGGAGGTCGGTAGGTCGAACGCGGGGGAAGTACTGATTCGCGACAGCAAGCGGCCCAACCTGACGCTGACGCTGACGGCGACGGAGTGGGAGAGCTTTGTTGAGGGTGTCAAGGCGGGCGAGTTCGACACCCTGTGA
- a CDS encoding DUF397 domain-containing protein produces MRQWGRPYFKKSSFCSVGTCVEVAIDPERGVRVRDAKLTDGPELSFTPDEWAAFLLGVRAGEFDL; encoded by the coding sequence GTGCGCCAGTGGGGCCGACCATACTTCAAGAAGAGCTCTTTCTGTAGCGTCGGCACGTGTGTCGAAGTGGCAATCGACCCCGAGCGCGGCGTCAGGGTTCGCGACGCCAAGTTGACGGACGGCCCTGAACTCTCTTTCACGCCTGACGAGTGGGCGGCATTTCTTTTAGGTGTGCGAGCAGGAGAATTTGATCTATAA
- a CDS encoding helix-turn-helix domain-containing protein: MSMPSQGPAVPRRRLGAELRRLREDVGLTLEQAAVALECSTSKISRLETGKGLPKQRDVRDLARLYGKQAEAELERLLRWAREGAKAGWWQEYTKLLDAEPFMLDGVDRLVALESDASRIKAFAQPCIFGLLQTQAYARSVLANALPQHSVDEIDSLVQLRTRRQEILTEAERPLSLHAVLDEAALRREVGSREIMVEQFQQLLRWGRMPNITLQLLPFSAGFVRASAGPFMVIEFEESVDQDVVYVESQAGNLYLEGDFGVETYVRIFDDVSRRALGPVETEMWLRDRC; encoded by the coding sequence ATGTCGATGCCGTCTCAGGGCCCCGCGGTCCCGCGTCGTCGGCTGGGCGCGGAACTTCGCCGACTGCGGGAGGACGTCGGCCTGACCCTCGAGCAGGCGGCGGTCGCACTTGAGTGCTCGACCTCGAAGATCTCACGCCTCGAGACCGGCAAAGGCTTGCCCAAGCAGCGAGACGTCCGGGACCTGGCCCGGCTCTACGGCAAGCAGGCCGAGGCCGAGTTGGAACGCTTGTTGCGCTGGGCGCGCGAGGGCGCGAAGGCCGGTTGGTGGCAGGAGTACACGAAGCTTCTCGACGCCGAGCCGTTCATGCTCGACGGGGTAGACCGTCTCGTTGCCCTCGAGTCGGATGCGTCGCGCATAAAGGCCTTCGCCCAACCTTGCATCTTCGGGCTATTGCAAACTCAGGCCTATGCGCGGTCCGTTCTCGCCAATGCACTCCCGCAGCACAGCGTAGACGAGATCGACTCATTGGTGCAGTTGCGGACTCGCCGTCAGGAGATTCTTACCGAGGCGGAACGTCCGCTTAGTCTCCATGCCGTGCTGGATGAAGCCGCTTTGCGTCGAGAGGTGGGAAGTCGCGAGATCATGGTCGAGCAGTTCCAGCAGCTTCTCAGATGGGGACGCATGCCGAATATCACGCTGCAGTTGCTTCCGTTCTCCGCAGGGTTCGTCAGGGCGTCTGCTGGTCCGTTCATGGTCATCGAGTTCGAGGAGTCTGTTGATCAAGACGTCGTCTACGTCGAGAGCCAGGCGGGGAACCTCTACCTTGAGGGCGACTTCGGCGTCGAGACGTACGTCCGAATCTTCGATGACGTCTCCCGTCGCGCGCTGGGCCCGGTGGAGACGGAGATGTGGTTGCGGGACCGATGCTGA
- a CDS encoding DUF397 domain-containing protein, whose product MIEFRTSSFCTLGNCVEVGELPAGGVVMRDSKNPAGGQLMFSRTEWAEFVAAAKSADSDPS is encoded by the coding sequence GTGATCGAGTTCAGGACCAGCAGCTTCTGCACCCTCGGCAACTGTGTCGAGGTCGGTGAGCTCCCGGCGGGTGGCGTCGTGATGAGGGACAGCAAGAACCCGGCTGGTGGCCAGCTGATGTTCAGTCGGACGGAGTGGGCTGAGTTCGTCGCCGCCGCGAAGTCGGCGGACTCCGATCCCTCCTAA
- a CDS encoding helix-turn-helix domain-containing protein: MTSAQGPAGARRRLGAELRRLRSNCGLHLDVVAERMNCSTSKISRLETGKGSPKLADVQKLMEIYDVSSETEHDMLMRLARDSRGHGWWESYTDGITPERFVLDDSNRYTALEADAIAVRTFDIVAVHGLLQTADYARAVVGALLPQHSTEQIEQLVALRLKRQEALIRRPDPLRYSAVIDESVLRRAIGGAEVMVEQLRFLLQVMRLPHVELRILPFEAGMHRAHAGRFAILDFRDELGPSVVYVEGPAGDSYLDAESDVAVYQDVLADAADRSLDPAASSDLIDRYLAVHAPQRRKATP, encoded by the coding sequence ATGACCAGCGCGCAAGGACCGGCCGGTGCCCGGCGACGCCTCGGCGCGGAGTTGCGTCGTCTACGGAGCAACTGCGGTCTTCATCTGGACGTCGTCGCCGAGCGGATGAACTGCTCGACCTCCAAGATCAGCCGGTTGGAGACGGGCAAGGGGTCTCCCAAGCTCGCCGATGTGCAGAAGCTCATGGAGATCTACGACGTCAGCTCCGAGACCGAGCACGACATGCTGATGCGGCTGGCTCGGGACAGCCGCGGGCACGGCTGGTGGGAGTCGTATACCGACGGCATCACGCCGGAGCGCTTCGTTCTTGACGACTCGAACCGTTACACGGCGCTGGAGGCTGACGCCATCGCGGTACGCACGTTCGACATCGTTGCGGTGCACGGGCTCCTGCAGACCGCCGACTACGCCCGAGCCGTTGTCGGTGCGCTCTTGCCTCAGCACTCCACCGAGCAGATCGAACAGTTGGTGGCCCTCCGGCTCAAGCGACAGGAAGCGCTCATCCGGCGGCCGGATCCATTGCGATACTCGGCGGTGATCGACGAGTCCGTGCTGCGCCGTGCCATCGGGGGTGCCGAGGTCATGGTCGAGCAACTGCGCTTCCTGCTACAGGTCATGCGGCTGCCGCATGTCGAACTGCGCATCCTGCCCTTCGAGGCTGGTATGCATCGGGCTCATGCCGGCCGCTTCGCGATCCTGGACTTCCGAGACGAATTGGGGCCGTCGGTCGTCTACGTAGAGGGCCCGGCAGGCGACAGCTACCTCGATGCCGAGTCCGACGTGGCTGTGTACCAGGATGTGCTCGCCGATGCGGCCGATCGATCACTCGACCCGGCCGCGTCGAGCGATCTGATCGATCGTTATCTCGCCGTACACGCTCCCCAGCGCCGGAAGGCCACGCCGTGA
- the recR gene encoding recombination mediator RecR yields the protein MFEGPVQDLIDELGRLPGVGPKSAQRIAFHLLAADPVDVSRLQEVLQKVKQGVMFCDLCGNVSANERCRYCADARRDPTIVCVVEEPKDVLAVERTREFKGRYHVLGGALDPLAGVGPDGLRIRELLARLGGTGPASDETDIAEVIIATDPNTEGEATATYLVRLLRDFPGLSVTRLASGLPMGGDLEFADELTLGRALSGRRAL from the coding sequence ATGTTCGAAGGGCCGGTCCAGGACCTGATCGACGAGCTGGGCCGGCTGCCCGGGGTCGGGCCGAAGAGCGCGCAGCGCATCGCGTTCCACCTGCTCGCGGCCGACCCGGTGGACGTGTCCCGCCTGCAGGAGGTGCTGCAGAAGGTCAAGCAGGGCGTGATGTTCTGCGACCTGTGCGGCAACGTCTCCGCCAACGAGCGGTGCCGCTACTGCGCCGACGCCCGGCGCGACCCGACGATCGTCTGCGTCGTGGAGGAGCCCAAGGACGTGCTGGCGGTGGAGCGGACCCGCGAGTTCAAGGGGCGGTACCACGTGCTCGGCGGGGCGCTCGACCCGCTGGCCGGCGTCGGCCCGGACGGCCTGCGCATCCGCGAGCTGCTCGCCCGGCTCGGCGGCACCGGCCCGGCGTCGGACGAGACCGACATCGCCGAGGTCATCATCGCGACCGACCCCAACACCGAGGGCGAGGCGACGGCCACCTACCTGGTGCGGTTGCTGCGGGACTTCCCCGGGCTGTCGGTCACCCGGCTGGCCTCGGGGCTGCCGATGGGCGGCGACCTGGAGTTCGCCGACGAGCTCACGCTCGGCCGGGCCCTGTCCGGCCGCCGCGCCCTGTAG
- a CDS encoding YbaB/EbfC family nucleoid-associated protein — protein MNPGDLDLQQLMQQAQQMQEQLMSAQAELATAEVLGQAGNGLVHVTMTAAGQVRSVKIDPKVVDPDDVETLQDLIVGALHDAARAAQEMQAQKMGPLAGGMGGLGLPGA, from the coding sequence GTGAACCCGGGGGATCTCGACCTGCAGCAGCTCATGCAGCAGGCCCAGCAGATGCAGGAGCAGCTGATGTCGGCGCAGGCCGAGCTGGCCACCGCCGAGGTGCTCGGGCAGGCCGGCAACGGGCTGGTGCACGTGACGATGACGGCGGCCGGGCAGGTGCGGTCGGTGAAGATCGATCCGAAGGTCGTCGACCCGGACGACGTCGAGACGCTGCAGGACCTGATCGTCGGCGCCCTGCACGACGCCGCCCGCGCGGCCCAGGAGATGCAGGCGCAGAAGATGGGCCCGCTCGCCGGCGGGATGGGCGGCCTCGGGCTGCCCGGCGCCTGA